The genomic interval AGTCTAATTAATATCTTATCCTATTTTATCCCTTGGGGGCGATCAGTCACAGCCATGAAAACGATGTTTGAAAAAATCTGGGAAGACCACCTCGTCGGCGAATTAGATGGGGGCTCTTACCTTATCTATATCGATCGACATTTAATTCACGAGGTCACCAGCCCTCAAGCATTTGAAGGTCTTAGGTTGACCGGCAGAAAGGTTCGGCGTCCGAATGCGACATTCGCAACTATGGATCATAATGTATCCACACGAATCCGTAATATAGATTCGGCAGATCCGGTTTCTGCGACTCAAATGCGGACCTTGATGAAAAACTGCGAAGAAAACGGAATCACCCTTTACGATATCAATCATCCGGACCAAGGAATCATACACGTAATTGCGCCGGAAATGGGTCTTACGCATCCGGGAATGACCATCGTATGCGGGGATTCACATACATCTACGCATGGCGCATTCGGAGCTCTTGCTTTCGGGATCGGAACCTCTGAAGTGGAACATGTCTTGGCAACGCAAACCCTCTTGCAACGTCGCGCTAAGACGATGGAAATTCGGGTGGATGGAAAGCTTTCTCCCCATGTAACCGCCAAAGATATCATTCTCGCGGTGATCGGAAAAATAGGAACCGGAGGCGCAACCGGATATGTGATCGAATATCGCGGTTCAGCAATTTCGTCGCTCAGCATGGAAGCAAGAATGACGATTTGTAATATGTCAATCGAAGCGGGAGCTCGCGCAGGTCTAATTGCTCCCGATGAAATTACTTTCAATTATCTGAAGGACAAAGACTTCTCACCGAAAGGGAAAGAGTGGGATCTCGCGCTCCAACGTTGGAAGCGCTACGTTACCGATGAAGGCGCAAAATTCGATATGTCCGTAGTCTTAAAGGCGGAAGATATCGCGCCTCAGGTGACTTGGGGAACTTCACCCGGACAAGTCGTTCCTGTTACCGGAGTAATTCCGGATCCGAAAACCGTTACCGATCCTGTGGAAAAAGTAAGCATCGAATCGGCTTTAAAGTATATGGATTTGCATCCCGGACAAAAGATTCAGGACGTCACCGTAAACAAAGTCTTTATCGGTTCATGCACAAATTCTCGGATTGAAGATCTAAGAATTGCTGCAAGCACGGTAAAAGGAAAAAAAGTCTCTTCTAAAGTCCAGGCAATAGTAGTGCCCGGTTCGGGAAGGGTGAAGCGTCAAGCGGAACAAGAAGGCCTGGATAAGGTTTTTGTCGAGGCGGGTTTCGAGTGGAGACAACCAGGCTGTTCGATGTGTCTTGCTATGAATGACGACGTACTCGATCCTGGAGATCGCTGTGCTTCCACCTCGAACCGAAATTTCGAAGGCCGACAAGGGAAGGGAGGGCGGACTCATCTAGTCGGACCTGCAATGGCCGCCGCTGCCGCTATAGAAGGTCGTTTTGTTGATATTCGTACTTGGAATTAGAGGAATTTAGATGAAGGCATTTACGAACCACGACGGCATCGCCGTTCTTATTGATCGCCCGAATATAGACACGGACCAAATCATTCCCAAGCAGTTTTTGAGAAAAATCGAACGCACCGGATTTGGCATTCATTTATTTCATGATTGGAGATATTTGGACGATGCCGGGACCAAGCCGAACCCCGAATTTACGCTGAATCAGGATCGTTATAAGAATGCTTCTGTTCTTATTACCCGTGATAATTTCGGATGCGGTTCTTCCAGAGAGCATGCGCCCTGGGCGCTTGAAGATTTCGGCTTTCGAGCTATAATAGCGCCTTCGTACGCGGACATTTTTTATAATAACTGTTTTAAGAATGGTATTTTGCCCGTAGTTTTAAAGTCGGAAGAAGTGGAAGAGATCTTTCAAACCGTCGAAAAAACCCCGGGTGCAAGAGTGAAAATCGACCTGGACAAGCAAAATGTCATCAGTCCTTCGGGAAAAGTTTATTCTTTTGAAGTAGACTCATTTAGAAAATATTGTCTCTTTAACGGTTTAGATGATATCGGACTCACTTTGCAGCACGAAGCAAAAATTCAACAGTTCGAAGATCGGAATCGTAACGAGGTTCCATGGTTATATTCGTCAAAGAAATAATCTAGTACTGAGAGACCGATTTGCAATGAATCCAGGAGAAGATCATGTTTGACGAAATTTCACGTTCTATTGACGAATTCGGCAATAGTCTTCTCGGGGCCCTGAATAACGTTCAGGGTATCTTTGGCCGGGAGCTAAGTGTAGCCAAACCGATCAAAGAAAACGTGCTTCAGATGATCGGTAATACCCCTTTGATTCGATTGAATCAGATCGGATCGCATATTCCGAATGTTGAAATTTATTTAAAGGCCGAGTTTTGCAATCCGACTGGAAGCGTTAAGGATAGAACCGCCCTTTCCATGGTACTTTCGGCGGAGAGAAGAGGCGAATTGAAACCGGGCGGAACGATCTTCCAAGCCGGATACAATACCACCGCTATATCATTGGCTTGGATTTCCACGATTCGGCAATACAAATTTAAGATATTTTTGGCACCGGATACCGACCAGGAAAAAATAAAGGAGCTGAAAGCTTACGGAGCTCAGGTGGAAGTCGTCCAACTTGCTAAGGGAAATTGGGACGATCTTCTATTAGAAAAAGCTAAAGAAGTAAAAGTCTCCGACAAAGGCAGCGTCATA from Leptospira fainei serovar Hurstbridge str. BUT 6 carries:
- the leuC gene encoding 3-isopropylmalate dehydratase large subunit, which codes for MKTMFEKIWEDHLVGELDGGSYLIYIDRHLIHEVTSPQAFEGLRLTGRKVRRPNATFATMDHNVSTRIRNIDSADPVSATQMRTLMKNCEENGITLYDINHPDQGIIHVIAPEMGLTHPGMTIVCGDSHTSTHGAFGALAFGIGTSEVEHVLATQTLLQRRAKTMEIRVDGKLSPHVTAKDIILAVIGKIGTGGATGYVIEYRGSAISSLSMEARMTICNMSIEAGARAGLIAPDEITFNYLKDKDFSPKGKEWDLALQRWKRYVTDEGAKFDMSVVLKAEDIAPQVTWGTSPGQVVPVTGVIPDPKTVTDPVEKVSIESALKYMDLHPGQKIQDVTVNKVFIGSCTNSRIEDLRIAASTVKGKKVSSKVQAIVVPGSGRVKRQAEQEGLDKVFVEAGFEWRQPGCSMCLAMNDDVLDPGDRCASTSNRNFEGRQGKGGRTHLVGPAMAAAAAIEGRFVDIRTWN
- a CDS encoding PLP-dependent cysteine synthase family protein gives rise to the protein MFDEISRSIDEFGNSLLGALNNVQGIFGRELSVAKPIKENVLQMIGNTPLIRLNQIGSHIPNVEIYLKAEFCNPTGSVKDRTALSMVLSAERRGELKPGGTIFQAGYNTTAISLAWISTIRQYKFKIFLAPDTDQEKIKELKAYGAQVEVVQLAKGNWDDLLLEKAKEVKVSDKGSVILNEFKDMANTNAHFLFTGPEIWRDLGGNVDAFVAGGGSGGTLSGVGRFLKAKKPTLRVIMGVSKNSRFIRRMVQGDNSIRLPESFDPKVTDQYIGVDREEALRYQSELYQREGVFAGLTTGTTLASAIHYAESIPTRDDQKVPPYRIVVLSPDRL
- the leuD gene encoding 3-isopropylmalate dehydratase small subunit, with the protein product MKAFTNHDGIAVLIDRPNIDTDQIIPKQFLRKIERTGFGIHLFHDWRYLDDAGTKPNPEFTLNQDRYKNASVLITRDNFGCGSSREHAPWALEDFGFRAIIAPSYADIFYNNCFKNGILPVVLKSEEVEEIFQTVEKTPGARVKIDLDKQNVISPSGKVYSFEVDSFRKYCLFNGLDDIGLTLQHEAKIQQFEDRNRNEVPWLYSSKK